DNA from Leptospira bandrabouensis:
TCCTATTCCAGAACTAATCTTTCATACTCCCGCTGCCAGTTCGGCCATCCTTTTAGAAGGAAAAACTAAAACTCCTGTTTATACTGGGTTGGAAGAAGCTTTGAAAGTCAAAGGAGTCGATGTCCGCATTTTTGGGAAACCGGAAATTGATGGAAAACGCCGAATGGGTGTTAGTTTAGCATTGGGTAGTACGGTAGAAGAGGCTAGAGAAAAAGCCAATCGTGCAAGAGACCAGATCAGATTAAATGAATAAACATTCTAAAAAAATAGAAAGGTTAATCAACTAATTGCGAAACAAATTCTCTAATAAACTATAGGTATTTAGTCTTTTTTGATTTCTGGTGATTTATAATTAGACATCATCGATTCATAGATACTTTCTTCTCCAAAAGGAAGAAAGGAATTATCATAATGAAGAGCTAATAATCTGTTGTTTGTGTTCCCAAATCCACGAATGAGTTCTGATTCAATAGTATCAAAATCAGAAAATTCAATGGAATCCATAAACTTTCCATCGTGCAGAAGGTTTAAAAAAATGACAAACTTTCCTGCATGTTTTAAGATTTTCAAAGCAAATAACATTTCTCGAAGTTTTAGTAAATAGAGGAGAGGGCGAGTGTTTCTTGCCATGATTAACTTCTGTTCGGCTTCACTGATATCTCGTAACGCTAAACGTAAGAATGCTCTTGTTTGTGTTTTCTCTTTATCTCTAGATTTTCCACCGAGTAAAATCAATTCCGATCGAACTAGGTTTAAGTTTTTAGTTAGAATCTTATCATATAAGTTTATGAGTTTGAATTGGGTAGACCTTACGGCCAAATAAGCATCGCTGTATTTACCTTGGATGTGTAGACTTTTGAATCGCAAATACTCATTTATGATTTCTCTGTATTCTTCTTTTTCTTCAGGACTTCCTAAGTGAACAATGCTGGAATCAAGAGAATGAACTAAAAGATAGTTTTCTTCTGCGCCAAATGCCACTTGTAAGTTTCCATTCGCATAACTACCGCTGCCGAAACTTAAGTATAGGAGGAGCAGGAAGAAAAAAGTTCGCACAGTACAGTTTCGGAATTTAGACCCATGAAAAAGAGTTCATAATTTCACTGGTAGTTTTTGTGTCGATTATGTCCGACGGGATTGGGGAGCGGCCATTTCCCGGGAAAACTGACAGATTTTCTCTTCGATTCTACTCGTCGTTTCTGGTTCTTTTTCGATCCTGGTTTTATACGAAATAGGGAAACCTTCGGAAATTATATGATTAAAATATCTGGTTTAAACAAACAATTCAATGGCAAAGTTTTATTCGATGATTTACAATTCAGCGTCAACCGTGGCGAACGAGTAGGACTTGTCGGTCGCAATGGACATGGAAAATCCACCTTAGTCCAAATCATTCTAGGTAAAACAGAGCCAGACTCAGGCAATATCACCATCCCCAAAGGATACCGAATCGGCCATTTGGAACAACACTTAGTTTTTACAAAACCAACCGTATTAGAAGAGTGTGCACTGGGACTACCAGAGGGTGATGAATACGAAACTTGGAAGGTGGAACGGATTCTATTTGGGCTTGGCTTTTCCGAAAAAGACATGGAACGAAGTCCTGAAGAATTTTCCGGTGGTTACCAAATTCGAATGAATTTAGCTAAACTTCTTGTGTCGGCACCTGATATGCTCATCTTAGATGAACCAAACAACTATTTGGATATTGTCACCATACGCTGGTTAGAGGAATTCCTTCGTGAATGGGAAGGTGAGATCATTCTGATTACCCACGATAGAAGTTTTATGGACAGTGTTGTAACTCATACGGTAGCCATTCATAGAAGCAAAGCAATTAAGGTGCAAGGTAACACAGAAAAGTTATACACACAAATCAACCAAGCCGAAGAAATTTACGAAAAAACTAGACTGAACGAAGCTAAAAAACGCAAACAAGAAGAAATTTTCATCGCAAAGTTCAAAGCAAAGGCAAGTTTTGCAAGCCGCACCCAATCTCGTGTTAAAAAATTAGAAAAACAAGGTGAAATGAAAGCACTAGACAATATTGAAGATATGGAACTCTATTTTAATAGTGCCCCATTCTCCGCCAATCAAATGTTAAGTGTAGAAGAGGTTTCATTTTCTTATAACGGAACATCTCCCTATTTGTTTGAAAATTTTTCTCTAAGTGTTGGACCAGAAGATCGTATTTGTATTATTGGGAAAAACGGAAAAGGTAAGTCCACATTACTCAAGTTAATTGCAGGGGAACTGCAACCGGTTTCAGGTGAAGTCAAAAAACATCCCATTTTGAAAGAAGGATATTTTGGCCAAACCAATAAATTAAACATGAACGAAAGTAATACGGTTGTCCAAGAAATTATGAGTGCTGACCCGAATTGTTCAGAAGGAAAGGCTCGTAACATTGCTGGTGGACTTATGTTTTCGGAAGACCTTGCGCTAAAAAAAATCAAAGTTCTTTCCGGGGGAGAAAAGAGCCGGGTACTCCTTGGAAAAATTTTGGTCACACCTTGTCACCTTTTGTATTTGGATGAACCGACAAACCACTTGGATATGCAGTCTTGTGATTCCCTCATTGAGGCCATTGATAACTTTGATGGCTCAGTGATTATGGTAACACATAATGAAATGCACTTGCGCGCTGTAGCCACAAAACTAATTGTATTCGATGATGACCGAGTTTTTGTCTATGATGGGGGTTATGACGACTTCCTCTCAGACATTGGCTGGAAGGATGAAACTGTTTGAAATCGATCCTCACTCTAAAACAAGTTTCCAAGTCTTATGACAACGGATTCCAAGCGTTAAAAGATGTTCATTGGGAAGTAAAAGAGGGCGAAATCCATGCCCTTCTTGGCCCAAATGGAGCAGGGAAAACCACTTTAATCAATTTGATTTGTGGCATAGTCTCACCAAGCTCTGGTGAGGTGATTGTTGACGGTTTTAATATCATCAGTGAGTTCAAAAAAACGAGATCTCTCATAGGCCTTGTTCCCCAAGAGCTCAGTGTACACGCATTTGAGACGGTTTGGGCCAGTGTATCATTCACTCGTGGATTGTATGGTAAACCAGCCAATCCCAAATACATCGAGGAAGTTTTAAAATCCCTTTCTCTTTGGGATAAAAAAGACCAAAGAATTATGACTTTATCTGGCGGGATGAAACGAAGAGTTCTTATCGCCAAAGCCTTGTCACACGAACCAAAAATTCTTTTTTTGGACGAACCAAGTGCCGGTGTTGATGTGGAACTTCGAAAAGATATGTGGAAAATTGTAGAATCCCTTAGAAAAAATGGGGTAACGATTATCCTCACCACACATTATATCGAAGAGGCAGAATCGATTGCCGACCGGATCTCTGTGATTAGAAAGGGAGAGATATTTCTCACCGAAGACAAGGACCGGCTCATGAAACAACTTGGAACCAAACAACTTCGGATTGAACTTAAAAAAAATCTAAAACAAATTCCAAAAGCACTTTCGAAGTATGAATTGGAACTTGTTGATAATCATTCCGCTCTTGTATTTACTTATGATCGTTCGGATGATAGTAGTCTCATTACCAAACTTTTGGATGATTTGAAAAAACTGAAAATCCAATTCAGTGATTTAAGCACAAAACAAAGTTCATTGGAAGAAATCTTTGTTCAATTGTTACAGGAGGCTGTATGAATTTTTACGCAATTAAGTCTATCTATAGATTCGAGATGGCTAGAACCTTTCGAACTCTTTTACAAAGTATTGCTTCTCCTGTGCTTTCGACTTCTTTATACTTTATTGTCTTTGGATCGGCCATAGGTTCGCGGATCCAAGAAATCGACGGAATCCACTATGGAAGTTTTATTGTTCCTGGACTTGTGATGTTGTCCTTACTGACTGAGAGTATTTCGAATGCTTCCTTTGGAATTTATTTCCCGAAATTCAATGGAACTATCTATGAGATTCTATCGGCTCCTGTGACTATGTGGGAAGTAGTGATTGGATATGTTGGAGCAGCGGCCACAAAATCACTGATGCTTGGTGTGTTAATGCTCATAACCGCATCCTTTTTTGTTCCCATCCGCATAGATCATCCTATTCTGATGGTGTTTTTTCTTGTTTTAACTTGCATTAGTTTTAGTTTGTTCGGTTTTGTGATTGGAATTTGGGCAGATAGTTTTGAAAAACTCCAAATGATTCCAATGTTAGTCATTACACCACTTGTATTTCTTGGTGGAAGTTTTTATTCCATACAAATGTTACCACCATTCTGGCAAAAACTGAGTATGTTTAACCCTGTTTTGTATTTGGTCAGTGGGTTTCGTTATAGTTTTTTTGAAAGAGCAGATGTTGCACTTTCCGTGAGTATTTCCATGATCCTTATGTTTTTGACTTTATGTTTGACTGTGACTTGGGTTATCTTTCGCACAGGATATAAAATCAAAAACTAAGGACAGTTAGGTGTGGTTTTGGAATTTTGGCCTTAATAGATCTTTAAAAGTTCCACTTCAAAGATGAGAGTAGAGTCAGGGGGAATGTTCCCTACCTTTTTACTACCATAACCTAACTCTGGTGGAATGATGAGTTTTCTTTTTCCACCGACTCGCATTCCTTTGATACCTTTGTCCCAACCTTTCACTACTTCTCCGGCCCCAAGATTGAATTCAAAAGGTCGGTTGCGATCACGGGAACTATCAAATTTAGTACCGTTGGTGAGTTTGCCCACGTAGTGAACTGTCACATAGGAACCAGAAAAGGCTTCTTCTCCTTTTCCAACAACGAGATCGATGATTTGGAAGTCCTTTTCAGCAGATTGTATGGGAAATACCAAAACTAAAAAGGAAAATAAAAGAATTCGGCTAATGAACTTCATATTGAGTGAAAGCATTCATGATTTAGATTTCTTTGCCAATGAAAAAAACTATTCCTAATCCAATCCTATTTTAGAATAACCAAATGTTTTATGAGTTTATTTTCTATTGTCGGGAACTTGAGTCCTTCCTCTTCAGAAATCAAATCCAAGAATTTAAAGAAGGCGACCACGATAGTTTTTTTGCCGAGGAAATGTTGCGGTATATCCAGGCAGAGTCCTTAAAAATTCCCCAGACTGAAAAACAAAAATACCCAAACCTTCCTTGGGATAAAATTGACAGCCTATGGGAAAAGGATTTGGCCAGGGCTTATGATTACATCGATCTAAAAATGTTATACTATATATGTGCTTATGAAATTCCAAAAATTACGAAAACAATTAAATTGGAGGCCCGCTAACGATTTACGCAGCGGACTTTCCACTATTTTTGATAATTTCTATATTTTCTTCAAAACGAACTTTTTCTGCATAGGTTCGTTTTCCGGAAAATTCCACTCCGACAAGTAAATCACCAGATTCTTCTTTTTTGGCCCAAGCAATTTTTCCAAAAAACCGAAAAGGTGTTTGGAGTTTAAAAACCAATTCCAAAAGGATTCCTTTTTGTTTTGGTAAAGTTTCCACCAAATTACTGTTACCAACTCGTAATTTTAACCCCGTTGTGGATAAATCCAAAACTGGAAATTTTTCTACGGTTGTCATTAGATTGGCGTCTTTGATTCTTTCTATCATTTCTGCAATTAAAGTTTGGTAGAATGTTAAATCATCTGCAGTAATGAAGTTTTCTTTTGTTTGTAACCAGTAGTATCCGATGGGAATGATTTCTTCTAATTCATTTTTATAAAGAATTGGAAGAATTAACTCTGATTTTATTTTTTTGTCACGAGCTGTCATCGCAAGTTTTTCAACTTGTTCGTCAATTTCGTCTTCATAATTGATAAACCCATCTTCATCTGAACGATAACTTTCGACACTTGTCGCATCTTTGATAAACAGGATTTTTTGTGTTGATTTCACAATGTCAAACTTTCGTTCCATACCGGATTTAAAAATATCCATTGTACCTGCTTCGCCAGACCTAACCATCATTCGTTTGCGATAGTCTTCAAAGTTAACTCGTACAAGAGTTGGGATATTAAACATATTGGCTTCGATAATAGTCTTGGAACTGACAATGTTTGTTACGTTGACAAGTCCTTCTTCTGTAATCGTAAAACGTGGATTTAATCTTTCTTTTTTGGCAATGAGGACTCTATCAACATGTAGTTGGATTTTAGTTGGAGAAAGTTGTTTCAGAAATGTGCAATGGAGTTCTAAATAACGTGCCAGTAACTTCGAAAGGATAAAAGAAGAACCCGGTCCAATGGGCCAAACTTCCGACCAATCGACTATAATTTCTTCACCACCGGGTAACTCCTGTGTGACGGTCATAGTTTGGATTTGTCCATTCCAATTGGCCTTCATTTCTTGATTCATTAAGTAGTGTAATATCACATGGTGTTTTTGTTCTTTCCCTGTGATTTGATCCATTGGTCGCATAGCTAAATTCCGAGTTCTATTTTTTAGGTACCGGAAATAAATTTCTGTCCCTAATGGAGAGTAAAGAGTAAGTCCGAATCTTTGGCAAGAAAAAGGAAAAATTAAAGTAAGAGTAGGTGTTTTTTTTCGGTTAATTCATAACAGAATTGAATCCATGAAAAATGATTTTGCAGATGAGAATACTCGGGAAGGTACTGAGATAAAAACACTTCACATCGTTTCTCACGTTCGAAATATTTTTTTTCCATTACCTTCGTTAGATCGTTTAAAGTTTTTTCGTATGTGTCAGCATCCATATAACCTTCATGTAAGGCCTTTTTTAGAAACATACATTTTTCATTCCATTCATTTGGGGAAAGTACTGAGATTGTTTCTAATTCTAACCAAAACTCTTTTAGTTCTTGTTCGAACTTAGGAATTTCTTTTTTGATACTTTCACTTTTAAAAAAAAGTGTGCGAAGGTGGCTTTTTGCGCAATCATCGATTTCGGAAGTTTGTCCGTCTCCAAGTACAAAATAATTTTTGGGAAAGGAAAAGGTAAACATTGCTCCTTTGTAAGGAGAAATTAAATCCAATTGGTATGACCCTCTCGCATTCATTTGCAAAGTTCCTTTGACAATCGTTCCATTCACGTCTGTTTGCAATGTTTTGATTCCGAGCATACTGATAATCAATTGCTAATGTAGTGAAATTTATTGTATGGTGGTCTTTTTTTTTAAGAATTTTGAATTGTGGGAACTACTTCGAATAGGATTGGAGATTCCCCTAAAGATAGAAAACCTAAAGAAGCCATGAATTATTTTTTGCAACCGAAAGTGGACGGAAGACCCTGACATTATTGTGCAGTCTTCCATTTCCAGTGAATCTTCCAACCAACCTAAACTTCCGAAAGCAAAAGGTACCAAAAGAGCCCTTCTTGTAGAAGGTGGGGGAATGAAGGGTGCCTTTTCCGGTGGCGTTTTACACGCATGGAATCGGTTTTTACGACCGAATTACTTTGATTTGGTGGTGGGAGTATCTTCTGGTGCTTGTGCCGCAGCCTATTATGTTTCCATGCCTAAAGAGGAGCCTGTCAAAAGTCAAAAAGCACTAGCAGTTTGGTATAGAGATTTATCAGGAAGGAAACTAATTTCTTTTTTTCACCCATTTCAGGGCAAAACTCTTCTGAACCAAGAATACTTAATTGATTTTATCTTTCGTAAAAAAGTGCGTTTGGAATCAGAAACATTAGATAGGAAAAATGTTCCTCATTTTGCCATTGCCGTAAGTAACCTTCAAACGCATTCCATTGAATATATTAAAGCTACTTCTTCAAATGTTTTTGATCTTTTGAAGGCTGCCACTTCTCTACCTATTGCAACTCGGGGCAAACATTGGTTAAATGGAAAATTATATTCCGACGCAGCGATTTTAAATCCACTGCCAATCCAGGATATTATTGAAGCAGGTTATAAAGAAATAGTGGTGATTATGAATTCACCTATTCGTCATATTTCTGGCCCATTAACTCGTTTTACAAGTTTACTGGCTTTTCCAAAACATAGAACGATTCGGAAGATGATGCGTAAACTTCACCACTTCCACTTCAATGCAGCTAGAGAAATTGCAGTTAAACCACCAAAGGGTGTAAAAATCATCACTGTGGCACCGGATGGACCTTTGCCGGTGAAACTCACTACAACCATTCGAGCGAAATTATACAAAACCGCTCTTCTCGGTGTTAGAAAAGGCGAAGAAGCATTACAAAAAATTTTAAAACGGAAATTGAAAAAATAAATTTTAATTTTTTTCGTTCATATAACTTACAAAAAATGCTCCGTATGGTTTGTTGAATGCATTTATAAAATCTCCGCCAATAAACCATTTTCCATTTTTATAATAACTCACATTCCCTACATCATTTGGGTTGGGATACCAATCAAGAACTGAATTGGTTTTTGCATCAAATGCAGCAATATATTGACTTGCTGTGTTCCCACTGAGTCCAGAAAAGGAACCAGTAACAATTACCTTTCCTTCAGGAGATGCTGTTAGCGACGAAACCATTGCATCCGCATAAATATAGTTTGGTGTAATGTAGCTTTGTGTTTGGGTATCGTAGGTTGCAATGTGATTGAAGGTTCCGAAACTACCAATCGAAGTAAAGATTCCTCCTAAGTAAATTTTGCCATCGAAATAGGCCTGTCCATTGACTCCGTTACTTGGATAGTTTGCACTAGAAGGAATGGAACGCATAACGCCTGTATTTGCGTCAACGGCGCGGTAATTGAGTACTGTGTTATCACCATTAAGACTATTAAAAATTCCGCCAACAAAAATAAGATCCTTTAAAATTAGTAATGTGCTGGCACTTTCTCCTGCACCTAAAGCAGGATTCCAGGAAGTAAGGCCAAAGGAATTTGAATCAATGGAGGCTAGACCATTGCGAGTTTGGCCAGCTACAGAAGCCAAACCATAGCCGCTAAAGAAAATTTGGTTTTCGTTACTTGTGATGGTTCTAATATCGGTGCCTACCGGTGAAACACCAATATTGGTTGGATTTAACTGGTAAGAAGGCAAATCTAAAATGGCAAAGGAAATCCTTGGAATTCCGTTGATACTCTCAAAGGAACCTCCAACAAAAAGATGGTTATCTTTAACATGAAGGGCTTTGATCGAATAATCAAAGTTTGGTGTATTCTCAGCTGGGTATCCAGTTTCTTCATCAAAAGCGGCAAAATTGTTTCGAAGTTTTGTATTGATAGTGGAAAAATTACTTCCCATTAGAATGGTAGAACCTGAAAGAACAATATCTCCAGCAGGGAAGTAAATAGTAGAGTTTAAACTCGGATCCCACTGGTTTAAGTTTTGACTTGGTAAGTCGTAACTAGCAGCATAGTTTCTTTTCTGACCTTTTGCTTCGGTAAACTCACCAAGGACATAAAGTTTATTTCCGATAACATTTAAACTTCTGACGTAATT
Protein-coding regions in this window:
- a CDS encoding FKBP-type peptidyl-prolyl cis-trans isomerase is translated as MKFISRILLFSFLVLVFPIQSAEKDFQIIDLVVGKGEEAFSGSYVTVHYVGKLTNGTKFDSSRDRNRPFEFNLGAGEVVKGWDKGIKGMRVGGKRKLIIPPELGYGSKKVGNIPPDSTLIFEVELLKIY
- a CDS encoding patatin-like phospholipase family protein — its product is MKGAFSGGVLHAWNRFLRPNYFDLVVGVSSGACAAAYYVSMPKEEPVKSQKALAVWYRDLSGRKLISFFHPFQGKTLLNQEYLIDFIFRKKVRLESETLDRKNVPHFAIAVSNLQTHSIEYIKATSSNVFDLLKAATSLPIATRGKHWLNGKLYSDAAILNPLPIQDIIEAGYKEIVVIMNSPIRHISGPLTRFTSLLAFPKHRTIRKMMRKLHHFHFNAAREIAVKPPKGVKIITVAPDGPLPVKLTTTIRAKLYKTALLGVRKGEEALQKILKRKLKK
- a CDS encoding DUF1577 domain-containing protein, encoding MRPMDQITGKEQKHHVILHYLMNQEMKANWNGQIQTMTVTQELPGGEEIIVDWSEVWPIGPGSSFILSKLLARYLELHCTFLKQLSPTKIQLHVDRVLIAKKERLNPRFTITEEGLVNVTNIVSSKTIIEANMFNIPTLVRVNFEDYRKRMMVRSGEAGTMDIFKSGMERKFDIVKSTQKILFIKDATSVESYRSDEDGFINYEDEIDEQVEKLAMTARDKKIKSELILPILYKNELEEIIPIGYYWLQTKENFITADDLTFYQTLIAEMIERIKDANLMTTVEKFPVLDLSTTGLKLRVGNSNLVETLPKQKGILLELVFKLQTPFRFFGKIAWAKKEESGDLLVGVEFSGKRTYAEKVRFEENIEIIKNSGKSAA
- a CDS encoding ABC transporter permease yields the protein MNFYAIKSIYRFEMARTFRTLLQSIASPVLSTSLYFIVFGSAIGSRIQEIDGIHYGSFIVPGLVMLSLLTESISNASFGIYFPKFNGTIYEILSAPVTMWEVVIGYVGAAATKSLMLGVLMLITASFFVPIRIDHPILMVFFLVLTCISFSLFGFVIGIWADSFEKLQMIPMLVITPLVFLGGSFYSIQMLPPFWQKLSMFNPVLYLVSGFRYSFFERADVALSVSISMILMFLTLCLTVTWVIFRTGYKIKN
- a CDS encoding ABC transporter ATP-binding protein, whose product is MKSILTLKQVSKSYDNGFQALKDVHWEVKEGEIHALLGPNGAGKTTLINLICGIVSPSSGEVIVDGFNIISEFKKTRSLIGLVPQELSVHAFETVWASVSFTRGLYGKPANPKYIEEVLKSLSLWDKKDQRIMTLSGGMKRRVLIAKALSHEPKILFLDEPSAGVDVELRKDMWKIVESLRKNGVTIILTTHYIEEAESIADRISVIRKGEIFLTEDKDRLMKQLGTKQLRIELKKNLKQIPKALSKYELELVDNHSALVFTYDRSDDSSLITKLLDDLKKLKIQFSDLSTKQSSLEEIFVQLLQEAV
- a CDS encoding adhesin OmpL37 family surface protein; its protein translation is MRTFFFLLLLYLSFGSGSYANGNLQVAFGAEENYLLVHSLDSSIVHLGSPEEKEEYREIINEYLRFKSLHIQGKYSDAYLAVRSTQFKLINLYDKILTKNLNLVRSELILLGGKSRDKEKTQTRAFLRLALRDISEAEQKLIMARNTRPLLYLLKLREMLFALKILKHAGKFVIFLNLLHDGKFMDSIEFSDFDTIESELIRGFGNTNNRLLALHYDNSFLPFGEESIYESMMSNYKSPEIKKD
- a CDS encoding ABC-F family ATP-binding cassette domain-containing protein codes for the protein MIKISGLNKQFNGKVLFDDLQFSVNRGERVGLVGRNGHGKSTLVQIILGKTEPDSGNITIPKGYRIGHLEQHLVFTKPTVLEECALGLPEGDEYETWKVERILFGLGFSEKDMERSPEEFSGGYQIRMNLAKLLVSAPDMLILDEPNNYLDIVTIRWLEEFLREWEGEIILITHDRSFMDSVVTHTVAIHRSKAIKVQGNTEKLYTQINQAEEIYEKTRLNEAKKRKQEEIFIAKFKAKASFASRTQSRVKKLEKQGEMKALDNIEDMELYFNSAPFSANQMLSVEEVSFSYNGTSPYLFENFSLSVGPEDRICIIGKNGKGKSTLLKLIAGELQPVSGEVKKHPILKEGYFGQTNKLNMNESNTVVQEIMSADPNCSEGKARNIAGGLMFSEDLALKKIKVLSGGEKSRVLLGKILVTPCHLLYLDEPTNHLDMQSCDSLIEAIDNFDGSVIMVTHNEMHLRAVATKLIVFDDDRVFVYDGGYDDFLSDIGWKDETV